One window from the genome of Thermodesulfobacteriota bacterium encodes:
- a CDS encoding chemotaxis protein CheX, with amino-acid sequence MRAEYVNAFLVPSVRVLRKMARLEVTLGRVTRLDAGRLGDNLSIIIGLQGRLSGSVVLTAAREVVWSLAERILDEKMGEDRWQEVQAILAEVANTIVGNATGHLYELGLREGITPPTVVAGVGVNLDFGSGVESVAVPLETELGRLEMIVSLTRERP; translated from the coding sequence ATGCGAGCCGAGTACGTCAACGCCTTCCTGGTGCCTTCGGTGCGGGTGCTCCGGAAGATGGCCCGGCTCGAGGTCACGCTGGGCCGGGTGACCCGCCTGGACGCGGGCCGCCTCGGAGACAACCTGAGCATCATCATCGGCCTCCAGGGGAGGCTGTCGGGCTCGGTGGTGCTCACCGCGGCCCGCGAGGTGGTCTGGAGCCTGGCCGAGCGCATCCTGGACGAAAAGATGGGCGAAGACCGGTGGCAGGAGGTCCAGGCCATCCTGGCCGAGGTGGCCAACACCATCGTGGGCAACGCCACGGGACACCTCTACGAGCTCGGCCTGCGGGAGGGGATCACCCCCCCCACCGTGGTGGCGGGCGTCGGAGTAAACCTGGACTTCGGGTCGGGGGTCGAGAGCGTGGCGGTGCCCCTGGAGACGGAGCTGGGGCGCCTGGAGATGATCGTATCCCTGACCCGGGAGCGCCCCTGA
- a CDS encoding response regulator, which translates to MSKRALVVDDSPYIQKELGKILEKHGCEVVATASNGLEAVKKYKEVKPDFVTLDLVMPQMGGLQTLVLLKKIDPQAVVIMVSSMSGKDKILECAKAGASHYILKPFEEDKVVEVLNKVVFQAG; encoded by the coding sequence ATGAGCAAGCGGGCCCTCGTGGTGGACGATTCGCCGTACATCCAAAAGGAGCTGGGGAAGATCCTGGAGAAGCACGGGTGTGAAGTGGTGGCCACCGCCTCCAACGGCCTGGAGGCCGTGAAGAAGTACAAGGAGGTCAAGCCCGACTTCGTAACCCTGGACCTCGTCATGCCCCAGATGGGCGGGCTCCAGACCCTGGTGCTCCTGAAGAAGATCGACCCCCAGGCCGTGGTCATCATGGTCAGCTCCATGTCGGGCAAGGACAAGATCCTCGAATGCGCAAAGGCCGGCGCAAGCCACTACATCCTCAAGCCCTTCGAGGAGGACAAGGTGGTCGAGGTGCTGAACAAGGTGGTGTTCCAGGCGGGTTGA